The Primulina tabacum isolate GXHZ01 chromosome 16, ASM2559414v2, whole genome shotgun sequence genome window below encodes:
- the LOC142530079 gene encoding serine/threonine-protein kinase AGC1-5-like: MEPWVDDIADDLQSMSFNSTTTTTATDIHRSTSSGSDWTSASSHFPISTALKLHSSSIAPSGDPCWDSIRRFPCLSLVDLRFLHRLGAGDIGSVYLAELKSPPLPPTPTALASSGAEPTKSKSTALFAAKVMDKREIASRNKEGRARTEKEILEMLDHPFLPTLYSSLDSPKWSCLMTEFCPGGDLHVLRQLQPCKRFPESAVRFYASEVVVALEYLHMLGIVYRDLKPENVLVRSDGHIMLTDFDLSLRCDESTSTPAQVFSGQNMPNAAPSNDYTIDPPSFSSTSCILPSCIVPAASCFHLKRKRKMKSTRHMGPEFVAEPIDVRSMSFVGTHEYLAPEIVSGEGHGSPVDWWTLGVFIFELFYGVTPFRGMDHEITLANIIARALEFPKEVAIPAAAKELISQLLEKDPVRRMGSTMGASAIKHHPFFQGVNWALLRCTTPPFVPPPFSRDFLSDGCCPEPPVDYY, encoded by the exons ATGGAGCCATGGGTGGACGATATCGCCGACGACCTCCAGAGCATGAGCTTCAACTCCACCACAACCACCACCGCCACCGATATTCATCGCTCCACCAGCTCCGGCTCCGACTGGACCTCCGCATCCTCCCATTTCCCTATCTCCACCGCGCTCAAGCTCCATTCCTCTTCCATAGCACCCTCCGGGGACCCATGCTGGGACTCCATCCGCCGCTTCCCTTGTCTCTCCCTCGTCGACCTACGCTTCCTCCACCGCCTCGGCGCGGGAGATATCGGCTCAGTCTACTTAGCCGAGCTAAAATCTCCACCACTTCCTCCTACTCCGACGGCCCTGGCATCATCCGGGGCAGAGCCTACTAAATCCAAATCCACGGCGCTCTTCGCGGCGAAAGTGATGGACAAGAGGGAGATTGCGAGCCGTAACAAGGAGGGCCGAGCGAGAACGGAGAAAGAAATCCTCGAAATGTTGGACCATCCATTTCTGCCGACGCTCTATTCCTCCCTTGATTCTCCGAAATGGTCATGCCTGATGACGGAATTCTGCCCCGGAGGAGATCTCCACGTCCTCCGCCAGCTCCAGCCGTGTAAACGCTTCCCCGAATCCGCCGTAAG GTTTTATGCATCTGAGGTTGTGGTAGCTCTGGAGTACCTACACATGTTGGGGATTGTATATCGCGATCTTAAGCCCGAAAACGTGTTAGTTCGATCCGACGGCCATATAATGCTTACCGATTTCGACCTCTCGCTAAGATGCGACGAGTCAACATCCACCCCTGCTCAAGTATTTTCCGGCCAAAATATGCCAAATGCCGCACCATCAAATGACTACACCATCGACCCACCTTCCTTCAGCTCGACCTCATGTATTCTTCCCAGTTGTATAGTTCCCGCCGCATCATGCTTCCATCTCAAGCGCAAGCGCAAAATGAAGTCCACCCGCCACATGGGTCCCGAGTTCGTGGCTGAGCCCATCGATGTTCGTTCGATGTCGTTTGTCGGGACGCACGAGTACCTGGCACCGGAGATAGTGTCGGGAGAAGGGCATGGTAGTCCAGTGGACTGGTGGACACTGGGGGTATTCATATTCGAATTGTTTTACGGTGTGACGCCTTTTCGCGGGATGGACCACGAGATAACGCTGGCTAATATCATCGCTAGAGCGCTCGAGTTCCCAAAAGAGGTTGCTATTCCGGCTGCAGCCAAGGAGCTGATATCGCAATTGCTCGAAAAGGATCCGGTGCGACGTATGGGATCGACCATGGGTGCATCAGCCATCAAACACCACCCATTTTTCCAAGGAGTGAATTGGGCATTGTTGAGATGCACAACTCCACCTTTTGTTCCTCCTCCATTTAGCAGAGATTTTCTATCTGATGGATGTTGCCCCGAACCTCCTGTGGACTATTACTAG